From Cricetulus griseus strain 17A/GY chromosome 1 unlocalized genomic scaffold, alternate assembly CriGri-PICRH-1.0 chr1_0, whole genome shotgun sequence, a single genomic window includes:
- the Slitrk3 gene encoding SLIT and NTRK-like protein 3 has product MMKLSIAEMLHRGRMLWIILLSTIALGWTTPIPLIEDSEEIDEPCFDPCYCEVKESLFHIHCDSKGFTNISQITEFWSRPFKLYLQRNSMRKLYTNSFLHLNNAVSINLGNNALQDIQTGAFNGLKILKRLYLHENKLDVFRNDTFLGLESLEYLQADYNVIKRIESGAFRNLSKLRVLILNDNLIPVLPTNLFKAVSLTHLDLRGNRLKVLFYRGMLDHIGRSLMELQLEENPWNCTCEIVQLKSWLERIPYTALVGDITCETPFHFHGKDLREIKKTELCPLLSDSEVEASLGIPHLSSSKENAWPTKPSSMLSSVHFTASSVEYKSSNKQPKPTKQPRTPRPPSTSQALYPGPNQPPIAPYQTRPPIPIICPTGCTCNLHINDLGLTVNCKERGFNNISELLPRPLNAKKLYLSSNLIQKIYRSDFWNFSSLDLLHLGNNRISYVQDGAFINLPNLKSLFLNGNDIEKLTPGMFRGLQSLHYLYFEFNVIREIQPAAFSLMPNLKLLFLNNNLLRTLPTDAFAGTSLARLNLRKNYFLYLPVAGVLEHLNAIVQIDLNENPWDCTCDLVPFKQWIETISSVSVVGDVLCRTPENLTHRDVRTIELEVLCPEMLHIAPPGPSPPQPGDYHPNGGPTNASPYEFSPPGGPVPLSVLILSLLVLFFSAVFVAAGLFAYVLRRRRKKLPFRSKRQEGVDLTGIQMQCHRLFEDSGGNGGGSGGGGRPTLSSPEKAPPVGHVYEYIPHPVTQMCNNPIYKPREEEEVAASATQETGAAERGCPGTQPPGMGEGLLGSEQFAETPKENHSNYRTLLEKEKEWALAVSNSQLNTIVTVNHHHPHPHHSTIGGVSGVGGGTGADLAGFRHHEKNGGVVLFPPGGGCGGGSMLLDRERPQPAPCTVGFVDCLYGTVPKLKELHVHPPGMHYPDLQQDARLKETLLFSAGKGFTDHQTPKSDYLDLRAKLQTKPDYLEVLEKTAYRF; this is encoded by the coding sequence ATGATGAAGCTGTCCATAGCTGAGATGCTTCACAGAGGGAGGATGCTGTGGATAATTCTTCTAAGCACAATTGCTCTAGGATGGACTACCCCAATACCCCTGATTGAGGACTCAGAGGAAATAGATGAGCCCTGTTTTGATCCATGCTACTGTGAAGTTAAAGAAAGCCTCTTCCACATACATTGTGACAGCAAAGGATTTACAAACATTAGTCAGATTACTGAGTTCTGGTCAAGACCTTTTAAACTGTACCTTCAGAGGAATTCAATGAGAAAATTGTACACCAatagttttcttcatttaaataatGCTGTGTCCATTAACCTTGGGAACAACGCATTGCAGGACATTCAAACTGGCGCTTTTAATGGTCTTAAGATTTTAAAGAGACTATATCTCCATGAGAATAAATTAGATGTCTTCAGAAATGACACCTTTCTTGGTTTAGAAAGTCTGGAATACCTGCAGGCAGACTACAATGTCATTAAACGTATAGAGAGTGGGGCATTTCGGAACCTAAGTAAATTGagggttttaattttaaatgataatcTCATTCCTGTACTTCCAACCAATTTATTTAAGGCTGTTTCTTTAACCCATCTGGACCTACGTGGAAACAGGTTAAAGGTTCTCTTCTACCGTGGAATGCTAGATCACATTGGCAGAAGTCTGATGGAGCTCCAGCTGGAAGAGAACCCTTGGAACTGCACCTGTGAGATCGTGCAGCTGAAGAGTTGGCTGGAACGAATTCCTTACACAGCCCTGGTGGGAGACATCACCTGTGAGACACCTTTCCATTTCCATGGAAAGGATCTTCGTGAAATCAAGAAGACAGAACTCTGTCCTTTGTTGTCAGATTCTGAggtggaggccagtctgggaatTCCCCACTTATCATCAAGCAAGGAGAATGCCTGGCCAACTAAACCTTCCTCAATGTTGTCCTCTGTCCATTTTACAGCATCTTCTGTTGAATATAAGTCCTCTAATAAGCAACCAAAACCCACCAAACAGCCCCGAACACCCAGACCACCATCTACGTCCCAGGCTTTATATCCTGGTCCAAATCAACCTCCCATTGCCCCCTATCAGACCAGACCACCCATTCCCATTATATGTCCTACTGGGTGTACATGTAATTTGCATATCAATGACCTTGGCTTGACTGTCAACTGCAAAGAACGAGGATTTAACAACATCTCTGAACTCCTTCCAAGGCCCTTGAATGCTAAGAAGCTCTACCTGAGCAGCAATCTGATTCAGAAGATATACCGCTCTGATTtttggaatttttcttctttggatCTCTTGCACCTGGGGAACAATCGAATTTCTTATGTCCAGGATGGTGCTTTCATCAACCTGCCCAACCTGAAGAGTCTCTTTCTCAATGGCAACGATATCGAAAAGCTGACACCAGGTATGTTCCGAGGTCTACAGAGCTTGCATTACTTGTACTTCGAATTCAATGTCATCCGGGAAATCCAACCTGCAGCCTTCAGCCTCATGCCCAACTTGAAGCTGCTATTTCTCAACAATAACTTGCTGAGGACCCTGCCAACTGATGCCTTTGCAGGTACATCCCTGGCTCGGCTCAACTTGAGGAAGAACTACTTCCTCTACCTGCCAGTAGCTGGCGTCCTTGAACACTTGAATGCCATTGTGCAGATAGATCTCAATGAGAATCCCTGGGACTGCACTTGTGACCTGGTCCCCTTTAAGCAGTGGATCGAAACCATCAGCTCAGTCAGTGTGGTAGGTGATGTACTCTGTAGGACCCCTGAGAACCTCACCCACCGTGATGTGCGCACTATTGAGCTGGAAGTTTTATGCCCAGAGATGCTGCATATTGCACCACCTGGACCATCCCCACCACAGCCTGGAGATTACCACCCTAACGGGGGACCAACAAATGCATCACCTTATGAGTTCTCTCCTCCCGGGGGCCCTGTGCCACTTTCCGTGTTGATTCTCAGCCTGCTGGTACTGTTCTTCTCAGCTGTCTTTGTTGCTGCAGGCCTCTTTGCCTATGTGCTCCGGCGGCGTAGGAAGAAGCTGCCCTTTAGAAGCAAGCGGCAGGAAGGTGTGGACCTTACAGGAATCCAGATGCAATGTCACCGACTGTTTGAGGACAGTGGGGGCAATGGTGGTGGGAGTGGAGGTGGAGGTCGACCGACTCTGTCCTCTCCAGAGAAAGCACCTCCCGTGGGTCATGTATACGAGTACATCCCCCACCCAGTTACCCAGATGTGTAACAACCCCATTTACAAGCCTcgagaggaggaagaagtggcTGCCTCAGCAACCCAGGAGACAGGAGCCGCAGAACGTGGATGTCCTGGGACACAGCCTCCAGGAATGGGTGAGGGGCTCTTAGGAAGTGAGCAGTTTGCAGAAACACCCAAGGAGAACCACAGTAACTATCGGACcttgctggaaaaagaaaaggagtgggCCCTGGCGGTTTCCAACTCCCAGCTCAACACCATTGTGACGGTGAACCATcaccaccctcaccctcaccactCGACAATTGGTGGGGTTTCAGGGGTAGGTGGAGGGACTGGGGCAGACTTGGCTGGGTTCCGCCACCATGAAAAGAATGGTGGGGTGGTGCTGTTTCCCCCTGGGGGAGGTTGTGGTGGTGGCAGTATGCTGCTAGACCGTGAGAGGCCACAGCCTGCTCCATGCACAGTGGGATTTGTGGACTGTCTCTATGGCACAGTGCCCAAATTAAAGGAACTACATGTCCACCCCCCTGGCATGCACTATCCAGACTTGCAGCAGGACGCCAGGCTCAAAGAAACCCTTCTCTTCTCAGCTGGAAAGGGCTTCACAGACCACCAAACCCCCAAAAGTGATTACCTCGATTTAAGGGCCAAACTTCAAACTAAGCCGGATTACCTCGAAGTTCTGGAGAAGACAGCATACAGGTTCtaa